From Osmerus eperlanus chromosome 16, fOsmEpe2.1, whole genome shotgun sequence:
TCCAAGGAGCTGtagctgtttggcattgttcctCTAACGATTACAGAGCAGAACTCCACAGATCCTTATAGGAGGTTCCACATCGGCCTCTCAGCTCTCTAATACACGCTGGAGAAGGGAAGCTGCActgctgtgtgaatgtgagaaaGTGCACTGCTCCCTCTGCTGGCCTGAGCAGGAAGATGCCTGCGTGTCCTGCAGAAACACTTTCCCACTTCTATTTCTCTCAGATGGGCTGCTCACACGTTTGTGTGGTTCCATTTTCTCACCACCTACTCTTATTAATATTTGTAGCTGTTGCATAGTTATATTTATATCCACATTATTTGCATTCCATTTATACAAATGAAAAGAGTCATTTTGAAATACACCAAACGCAGTCGTGTTGCTCCAAGGACATTTTATATTACGCTCTATTTTTGGTTGAAACAATATTGCTGTAATACAGTGGAGAGATTATTAGATCTAAATCCACTTTATCACAAGagtcttttttttgtttatgtTCCTAGTTTTATTGCCTTGGAGAGCAGTGACACTTGAATTAAAttgtggggagagagaagggcttGGTAAATATTTTCTTGAATCCCTGATTAATTGAAATTGGATTTAAGTGCTCGCTGGACCATAGCGGCTGGAATAACGTGCCAGGAAAGTAGCGTTTTTGCATTGCAAATGTAATTTTCGGTTTCGTTATTACCCAGGAGACCTTTGTAAATAGCTACCAGATATGCTTTTTTCATGAGCCATTTTCTCCAGGTTGAGCTACTTATTATTTTAATTCCCCTCTGTGATTAGCTTCTTGAATTAAATATGTGCTCTCTGTTTACCAAGCCAAGTAGTAAGTCACTTTGAGATGTTTCATGTGTCACGCATGTAGGCTATGTTTTTGTTTACGGTTTTACGGTGTGATATTTAGTGGATGTGTGACCATTTTGCTAGAAAGACATTTTGAGTTATTTTTTTTTAGGATAAAAATGATGTTATGAATTAAGGCCATTGAATGCATGCATTGTTTCAAACTTAAGAAAGGACTGATATGACCATTAAAATCCCCCTCATGGATCTTTTCCATAAAGCTCCTTATAAAAcccagtcacacagacagaccaggaGGGTCTGACTGAGAGAATGATTGTCTTCCCGTGTCCTGAGTTTCAATGATGCTCAGCTCGGAGCCTGCAAACAGAGATCAATACCTCAAAGGAGGAAGCTTTAGTGTCTCCGCGAACCTGCTCTGGGACAGTGGGCATTCCTCTTGGCTGCTTCTGGCTCTGGTTAGGAAACAATGCCTGGACGTGTTGCTACAATTATCAGGTGGCAGAGGAGTGTCTGTCACCACTACTGGTTGAGCTGATTCAGACCTTCCTCATTGAGCTGCTGTAGCGGCGGCCATCTTCTGCTCGTGTCCTGCGCTGCCCTTGTCCTCCCTCCCACTGTTTCCTCCTCTCAGACTAAAACCTCTCATGTGTTGAATGGTCCAGAACAGGACCTGGACAGTGATTACCGTGATGGATGTGGGGACGCGGAGCCGAGTCAAATGTCGCCTGTTCAGTCAGGGGAAGTTCATCTGCCACTCTGCCCACTCCAAGACCTCAAATTGCCCCCCGGACGTTGACACATCATTTCATAGTAATTTGCTGCCAGATTGAGGTTGAAGGAGGAAAACATTTGTTATCTGTTTTCTGTTGATGCTTTTGCTGTAGACTTGTAGAGAGTGCTATATGAGAATGGGAACAGGTAATACCTTAAGCAAAGTGCTGCAGCGCTATCTCAGTATAACATCTTTCAAGGATGCATTGTTGTTCACTTTTTGTCATTTGAATTCTTCTGTCGGTTTACAGAGGGAGGAACCATAACTTCCTTTTGCAAGTCGCATACTACTTATCTACTAATCGACTATGGAGGCAtttagtgtttgtgtggggcGGACTGAATGTTCTCTCACAGATTTGTTTTGCATATATCATTGTTAGTGAAAAAAACACTCCAAAAGTGTGGTGCGGACTGAATGTTCTCTCACAGATTTGTTTTGCATATATTTCTATTTtgttagagagaaaaaaacattccaaaaAGGAAGGCAAATGAAGGTTAAAGGCTGTAGCCTCTTTGCAAGTATTTGCTGAGATCAAAGTCGCACGCGTTTTCTTGTCACGGATGGGTTGTATTGCCATGAAATAGACAGTGATGTAACACGTATGCAATAGGTAAAATGCGATCGTCTTGTCAGTGCAGTAAATGGTGTGTTTTTTCTCCTACCATCCCCCATGTTTGATCTTCCTCTGTGAAGCCGAGGCAACCTCCTGAGACTTCTGATGTTGGAGATCACAGCTGGAAGGGAAGGGAGTTTGGCTTGACAGACACCCCATTATTCCACTGTAGATCGAATCATTTTGCCATCAGATAGCTTCAAAGAATCTTAGTAATGgccacacttttttcaaaacccgCCGTTTCTCCCCTGAGCAACTTTGGAGTGGCGCTCCGCGAACATTTCACGGGCCGTTGTTGCCCGTGTTCACGGCTGCATCTGTGTTGGCGATAACATATCTATCATGGCGCTTGGTTTATGATGCAGTACAGTATGCAGGTCCTTTGCAAACTGATTGCatttccccctatctctctctgctgtcccgTGTGCATCGATCTCGGTTCCTCATCCTGCCAGGAGCATGGAGATCCTCACGCAGACCGGTTTGGCCTCGCTCTGCTTAGCTGCAGTATACATTTAGAACCCATCAGCACTCTTTCGCCACGCTCATAATTCGTCCAACTTCCGGCCGATCAGTTTTCCGTTAAGCGACggatccgcccccccccccccccccccccccgcccccccaaaaaaacttgcCGGAGGCGCTGAAATGGAAAAGCGGGCGCTTGTATTTGCACACGGTGGCTGACTGttaatcccctctctctcataaaGAAGGTGGGGCAACCGCGACGCAGCGCTGGGTCAGCTCTTTCACAACTGCTCAAATATGCTCTATCTGATTCTGAATGCAGAGAGGCGAAGCGCCGGTGCATTGGGAAGGGGATTAAGAGTgtattggtgggggggggtgatggatttCCTCTACTTCGACTGCGCTGCCATGGAAGGAATTGAACTGGGACCTTTACACCTGCTCTTTATGCTGTCGTTGTAGCAATAACAACAACTCATTGCactgaggagggatggagaacttTGGAACGTTTCAAGGACTGAATGGCACTGGGCCGAGGCAGACCATGTTGTCTCACTGTCTTTCTTTTCCTTCTCAGAAGAAGTCGGTGATCGTCACCAGCCTGATAGCGGTGGTGTCGCTGTTCGTGGTGGTGGTGAACTACTCGGAGAAGCCTTACTTCCTCCTGCAGCCTGTCTTCGGACAGAGCTTCAGCAGCCGCTGGATGTTCTCCAGACAGCCTCACAAACCTCACCTGGGCTACGTCAGCATCCCCAagcaggaggtgagaggaacgcacacacacacacacacacactcatacgcacaaacacacagctgctcacacacacatgttcccatacaaacacacagctcctcacacgaacacacgtgcacacacacataacaaagcaaagcagtacacacacacagctgtgctaCAGGtacatataacacacacagacacacacctaatACAGCCATGGCTCATAACCTTTCATTAACTGGAGACTCATATTTGATTCATAACCTCTGACTAGTCGGTGCCTCGCTATGGCAGTAAGTAAGCGATCTGGAATACAATGCCACAACAATACGACCAAATACATTCTGCTTTATTCATTACATGCGTTATTCTGGATTTGCAATGGTGCTATTTGATGTCTCTGGTGTGTATTATTCTTTAGAAATTCCAAACCTCCATGTACATGTGCTCCAGATCTTTAAACATCAAACAGCTCGGGGATACGTGTTCCCCGCACAATTTATGGAAATGAAAGTATCAAAGGAGTTCAATTCCGAGCACGAGAGAGGGAACATGCTCGGTGAGTGAGTGGATTTGCATTGCGTCCATAGCCAACAAATGTGAGTTATTTGCGCCACGAAACAAACAACACGTATGCTTCGTCTACCCACAGGCCCAGATGCGATTTAACATTTTGAGATGCAGTGGATTAAAGATAGCGTACTCCCTGGTTGGGGCGGCTGTAAATCCAGGGTGTCTTATTGGTTGCCCTCCTCTTTAATGGATAGAGGATGTATGATATTCGCCAGGCCTGTATGGGAAGATTGATGTGAAATGTGGCCCTCCGCCACTGGAGGGTTCCGTACAACAGGGGCCCAGAGGCAATCACACATTACAGCCATCATACCAACATCTTCACCCCTTTCTGGGCCAGGACAAGCCCAGACAAGCCTGCTTTAAATCACTTTGCGCCTGGCCCCTGTGGATGTTTATGTAAATCGTATTAAAGATTGGTAGGATGTATCGATGCaggtctccactctctctctctctctctctctctctctctctctctctctctctctctctctctctctcgctcgctcgctcacgctgtctctctctctctatctcactttctgtctctccttcagtTCTCTAGTGCTTTCCTACAGAAAATGAGAACAGGCAGTGAGTGGTGTGAAAGTTAATGCCAGCAACAGCAGTCTTACATATGCCTGCTGAATCATTAATGAACCTGGAGTGTTGTAGAGTTTGAGTTAGAGTGATGTCCTTGTGTCAGGTGTCATAAGTGATTAGGCTGGTGTGAAAGGCTGACTGTGTAAGACACCATCAGTCATTAAGCAGGCATTCATACTTCCTCAGCAGAATTGGGATCCAGTGGACAATGAGGTGCATCTTGCCTCACCCTATGTGGTGGGGGGGATGTCACACAAGGGGCTTTGCCATGCTATTCTCCCATAATGCATCAGGAGCACGGTGCCTTCTCATTCCGCTGATTTGATTGAAACTGTCTATCAGGCTGACTTATTgttctaactccacatttcatgAGTAATTGAGTACATTTGTCTTTTCCAAAAACCCTTGCATACCGGCTAGGTCCTTCACTGACTGTGACAGAAGTTCAATATTTCCATTTAGACTTCAAATGGTGAGATCCAGtgatttgaaatgtaaacaatGGATACAAAATGAAACCAAAAACCCATTTGTCGGATTTCTTGGATGGCAGTTTCGATGAGAAAACACTGCAAACATTCGCAATGACCTCTCAATATTATGAAAACTCAATCCTATTCGCATTTAAAAAGTGCATTTAGATTCTATTTTCCGTTTGAACACTTATTTGACATTCCACACCGATAATGCAACTGAAATTACATTCATTTAATTGGATAAATCTGTATGGGGCACCATAAGGGAGCCTTGCACAACAGCACTGGGATCATCCATGTATGAACTACCCAGCATTAATGAATCATGCTTTAAAACATCCTAATGAAACTCATGGTTAAGTGTGTCTCCCAAAACCATTTAATATTGACGCTCATGTCTTCTTTGTTAAGTATGCTGTCATAACATACccaactttttttttataacataaagacttggggggggggggggggactttgcATTTGGGGTTAGATTTTCATGCTTTCTTATTACTGAGAGCGTAATTTGGGATTTCTAAACTGACGCTGGATTGTAATGCCCGTCGGAGTGGCCTATTCAACCTCCCTTCGCTCTGCAGCTGGAACATATCTCACACATCCCGAGAATGTCATGCTTTCTCAATGCCATGCCAGTGATCCGTACTGCATGCATCCGGTCAGTTTAAATCCAGGTAATTGCAAGACTGCCAGCAAGATGAAGTGACTGGGCCGGGGGGCGGGCCCAGCAGGGCGTGCTCCCTGCCTGCCAGCGCTCCCACAGGCCCCCGGACAAGCTCATCTATATGTGTGAGAGGTGTAGGAGATGGAGTTATGAGAGGACCAGTCTGAGGGGAGAGCTGCGGCTAATGGAGGCTTCGCTGACAGCTCAAGGCTCCCGTGATGGGTGTCTCCAGTCTCCAACCACCAAGTCAATGAAAGAGTCCGGCCCAGACAAACATTCTATTCAACCTTGAAATCCGTCTTGCAGGCCCCATAGTAACTGGAAATCAACAGTGTGCAAGCTTTCCTTTGTGCGACACAGGAGGATGCGTGACAGATGATAGTACACACAGTGGACGTCTTAAACCTCAGAAGGCACTTACCGTAATGCACACAGCGCTATCGATTATCTGGAGTGCATGCGGTTTGGTAACATAGCAAGCCGGCGTCCTTAATGTGAATAACAACAGTCTAGCCTCATTTCCGACCTCCCTTAAATTCATTTATGACAACGAAAAAGCATGTTAGCTTCCGTtaaataaacccacatctcatTTGTCAGTGTGGGGGTGCATGCTCTCGAAGTCAAAGAGCTTTGGCAGAATTTAGAATGATGCTGCCACTGCAAGTTGAGTTTGAGTTGAATCCCCTTGCTTCCGTCGAGGGGAAACAGATGACACGATCACAATCCCTGTTGTGATCCCGATGTGCTCTGAAGTGCATACCCACAGTTTGTCCCTGTATCTCTTAAAAGCAACCTCGCTTCCAGATCAACCTGCAAAGCGAAAACGGACAGGTGTCTCCAGCATCGACAATGTCTATTCACAATGCGAAATCGGTATATAAAAAAATCATACGGGCGATGAGATActaatcattacatttacatttagtcatttagcagacgctcttacccagagcgacttacagtaagtacagggacattcccccgaggcaagaaggtgaagtgccttgcccaaggacacaacgtcatttggcactgccgagaatcaaaccagcaaccttctgattactagcccgattccctaacctctcagccacctgatccCTAACAGTATATTcccctctcgctccccctcaGCCCCTGAAGCTGCACTGTGACGTGTGCAGCATCGTGTCCAGCTCGGGTCAGATTCTGAGCCGGGCGGCGGGCCCCGACATCGACCGCTCCTCCTGCATCTGGCGCATGAACAACGCGCCCACGCGGGGCTTCGAGCACGACGTGGGCCGCCGCACCACCCTGAGGGTGGTGTCCCACACCAGCGTGCCCCTCCTGCTGCAGAAGCCCCAGCTCTTCTTCGGCCAGGCCAACGACACGGTGTACGTGGTGTGGGGCCCGCTGAGGAACATGAGGACGGACGGGAAGGGCGTGGTGTACAACATGCTGCGGCAGGCGCTGGGCAACTACCCCGACGCTCGCATCTACGTCACCACCGAGGACAGGATGAACTACTGTGACATGGTCTTCAAGAAGGAGACGGGGAAGGACAGGTGAGCCCGGCGTCTCGTGGTGCGCGTCCGTGTCGCCGGTCAACACTGTTGACTTGTtgttgagtgtgtctgtgtctgtttgtttgctgCGTTTAGGTCAACTCTTTTAGGGGATTAAAGGGCAGTGACGCCGCATGGTGCATTTAGTATTAGTGTTACTTCAGATGAGAGGTGCGGTTGGGAGAGCGGGAACTCTGTACTCGGTCGATCGGTGTGTCTTGACACGGTCGACCGAGCTGTGGCCTCGTTGTTGATACCTTCTCTCCAGCCTGCGCACGCTCCTGCGAACGCTTCCTCTTACTTTAGAAGCAATTTACTTAACAGCCCCTCTGGACTTTCATGCAGCACCGGAGGCCATTTTGAATGAGTCTCCTTGATGAAAACCCTTCAGATGTGCTCTAGTCTAGATATCAGCCAAACACATCAGGGAAATCAGGTTAATGACGTTACAAGCTTCGGGCAGGATTCTTCCCCCTTTTGCAGCAAGGTTCCGAGCTCCAGCGGCTGTTGTGGCTCACTGTCGGATCGCACAGACAAACCACACAGATAACGGGATCAAATGTGCGTTTGAATATAACGATGAACCACAGCTGCGGTTGGTGTGCGTTGCTTCCCTGGGAGATCTCTACAAACCAGGCAAGGGAGGAATGGGGGGACCGCATCAGCCCCGAGATATAGCCACATGCTGAGCGCTAACTATATTGTCTCGCCAGTCCCCATGAGTTTAGCAGGTGGTTAACACAGGGATGACAACCCCACCTGGTACCAGTAGAGATGGCAGCCGCCTGTCTCAGACTCACTAGCATTCAGACCCACAGACCTCTGCTTCTCCACGGCTCCCACACGTCGTTAGAACCTTTACGAAACCCCTTTAAGAAGATTAAGACgtacaacaaagaacaagagtcaGGCATTTCATTTCAA
This genomic window contains:
- the st6galnac3 gene encoding alpha-N-acetylgalactosaminide alpha-2,6-sialyltransferase 3 isoform X2, translated to MENAKGTRITKKSVIVTSLIAVVSLFVVVVNYSEKPYFLLQPVFGQSFSSRWMFSRQPHKPHLGYVSIPKQEPLKLHCDVCSIVSSSGQILSRAAGPDIDRSSCIWRMNNAPTRGFEHDVGRRTTLRVVSHTSVPLLLQKPQLFFGQANDTVYVVWGPLRNMRTDGKGVVYNMLRQALGNYPDARIYVTTEDRMNYCDMVFKKETGKDRIQSGSYLSTGWFTLILAMDMCKEIHVYGMINDTYCKTEHYRKVPYHYYEAGSRDECAEYLLHESAPYGGHRFITEKTVFAKWAKTHSIKFYNPSWQLS
- the st6galnac3 gene encoding alpha-N-acetylgalactosaminide alpha-2,6-sialyltransferase 3 isoform X1; the protein is MHIATETGEVFAKRYENERSTIVCIEFRMAWMWKKKSVIVTSLIAVVSLFVVVVNYSEKPYFLLQPVFGQSFSSRWMFSRQPHKPHLGYVSIPKQEPLKLHCDVCSIVSSSGQILSRAAGPDIDRSSCIWRMNNAPTRGFEHDVGRRTTLRVVSHTSVPLLLQKPQLFFGQANDTVYVVWGPLRNMRTDGKGVVYNMLRQALGNYPDARIYVTTEDRMNYCDMVFKKETGKDRIQSGSYLSTGWFTLILAMDMCKEIHVYGMINDTYCKTEHYRKVPYHYYEAGSRDECAEYLLHESAPYGGHRFITEKTVFAKWAKTHSIKFYNPSWQLS